TGGCGGCTCGCCCGCAGGTCCGCGGACCGCTAGATGAATGATTCCGTGAAGCTGCTGGTCAGTGGTCGTAGGCGGTGAGTGATCGTTTGCTGGTGACGCCGGTGGTCCAGTTGTGCCAGATCCCGGCGGCCATGGCCAGCAGGCGTTGGGCGACTCGGGTGAATACCCC
This portion of the Streptosporangiales bacterium genome encodes:
- a CDS encoding IS982 family transposase, which encodes GVFTRVAQRLLAMAAGIWHNWTTGVTSKRSLTAYDH